AATTAAAAGAAGGGGTTAACATACTTAACCTCGTTCTGGCCGATATGGTGTAGCCGCTTTTTTCTCTGCATGTCTAAGCAAGGAAGAACAAACACGGGTAGAAAGGCCCATTTGCTATTGCTCGTATGAGTCAAAGAACTTAACCATAACTCACAGTGCAAAGATTGAAAAGTTATTTCCGGCAGACAAGCGTTATCCTACTGTTTTATAAGAATACGTAGTTCTACGCATTTTTCATCGGTATGTACGGGGCTGCTTGCGGTCAATGCGGTAGCATTCTAACTCTAAGCTACTGATTTACAATATATTTATACATTTACACAACACAACATGGTACAAAGATGTTATATACGCATAAAGTTTGTCAAGTGATTATTTGTAATAATTTTACCATCAACTTAAAACCACAGCACAACCATGGACATTCCTAAACATTTCCCCCCAGACACGGGCGACTTCATCTCCAGAAAGGAAGCCGACAGATTAAGGGACAATTACTTCAGAAAGAAACACAAAAAGCATGGCAATGAGTTCATTCAGGCTTATTTCTTCGGTAAGGAAAAATTACTTGAACTCCTTAGCTGTCAGGAAGATATCGCCGGTTTACGTATTTATTACGGTGACGATAGCGACCACGATGGAAAAGACGACAAGAAAATGGTCATCTATGCCGTAGACAAAGCAGGAAAAAACATCCTGTATAAGAAAAAACAACAACCTTCAGAGGTGAACTCTTTCATGGCCACAGCGGCAGCGAAAGGTAGCGATGAAGACGAAGGTGGAGCACTGGATAACGGTCTGCCTTGCCCTGCTGATTGTCCGTGAGTGGTTCATCAATTAAACCCAAACTAAGTGTCAATTCATCTGATTTTGTTTTACATTATGTGGGGGATCGAATGCTTGCTTTTGATCCCCTTTATAATTCACTTCGGCAAACTCAATAAAAGTAGCAAGTGGATTTTTTATTTTTTGGTATCCAGTATCATCTTTGCCGGCGGCTCAAAATTAATCGCGCAGTTATGGGGTAATAATCTCTGGTTTTATAACACGATGTATTTCATTGCGTTCGTAATACTCTCTCTTTACTTTCATGCAGTTATCAAATACAAGACCGTACGAAATACAATCCTGGGGATGATCTTCCCGGTGTTAGCTTTTGTCATTCTGGATTATGTGACTATAGAGGGACCGAACCAATTCAACTCATATGCCATATCTGCACAGACATTTATCCTGATGATCTACTGTGCGATCTTCTTTTATCAGCTGCTACGTGATGATGAACTGGTTAAACAGTCTGTTTTTATTAATTCATTACCCGATTTCTGGTACAATTCCGGAATTTTCGTTTATCACTGTGGTTATTTTCTCTTTTCCCTTGCTTATAACTTAATGAATTTTGGCTACCAGGGTGTAAAAGGCTCTACCCGGCTGACGCTCGCAATTACATTTATTGCCGGCATTATTCAGCTCGTCCTTTTGTATATTGGTCTCACCAAAGTAAAAAAGATCCGTTCATGATTTTTTCAGACCTGCTTATTATCGGGACCGCAGTGATGTTATTACTTAGTATCCTGGTGATCGTATTAGTCATCCTTCAGCAGAAACAGGTAATTCAACACAAGCTGGCCATCCGTGATAAAGACCTTCAGTTACAAAAAGAACGACTGATGGCGATTCTCCAGGGACAGGAGCAGGAAAGAAAACGTATCGCAGAAGATCTGCATGATGAAGTGGGGGCGCAGTTGTCCGTGCTTAAACTCAATCTGAACCAACTGCAACCTTTATTAAAAACCGGTAATGGAGAACTGGAACATCTGAAGGAAACCAAAGACTTTACAGATACGATCATACAGCATCTCCGCTTCATCTCGCAAAGCCTCCACCCACAAGCGCTTGAAAACCTGGGACTTTCCAAGGCCCTTGACTCGTTCTGTAACCTGATGAACAAGAACAAACAGGTAAAGATCTCGTTCAAGGACGAAGGGAACCCACACCACGTTGACATAGAAAAAGCATTGAATATCTACCGCGTTGTACAGGAACTCATCAATAATATTCTTAAACACGCTCAGGCTACTCAGATCGAAATAACCTATAGATGTAACAGTAATGGCCTGACGATCAATGTAATGGACAATGGCAATGGCCTTTTGCTCCGTTCGCTCGATAATTCCCGTCAGAAAACAGGCAGTCTGGGACTGAAAAACATTGAAAGCCGCCTCAACGTAATAGGCGGCACTATTGCTTACCTTCCGGGTATAGATAGTGGCACTAACGCCGAAATCAAAGTGGAAAATTATCAAAGCGCTGACGAATAAGACGAATTTTTCTAGCTTTGTCCTGTTAAATAGTTACCAATAGTATAAACGTGGATTTTATTCCCCGCTCCTGTCACATTATACTATTGGCGACACAAGGGACATTTCTATCAAAATACTTAAACAGCCTCCCCCTATGGTGAACAACATTAAGGTGGCCATTGCCGATGATCATAAGATCTTTCGCAGCGGCGTTATTAATACCCTCACCCCATATGAGAACATAAGTGTTGTATTTGAAGCTGAAGATGGGGCGCACCTGCTGCAGATAATGGAAGAACAACAACCTGACGTTATCCTGATGGACCTGAAGATGCCCAATATGGACGGTATTGAAGCCACCAAAAAAGTGCGCGAGAAATACGCAAATGTTAAAGTGATCGTACTAACCATGTATGAAGACGACAACTTCATTGTACATCTCATCGAAAATGGCGCTAACGCCTATCTGCTCAAAAATGCAGAACCAGGAGAGATCTATGAAGCTATCTGCACAACCTACGAAAAGGGCTTTTACTTCAATGAGAATGTAAACCTCGCCCTGCTCAAGAAAGTCATGCACAAGAACAAGCAACACTTTAAACCCACCTTCAGAAATGAAGTGCAGCTCACCGACCGCGAGCTGGAAGTCCTGCGTCTTATCTGTAACGAACATACGACCCAGGAGATCTCCAAGGAAATATTCCTCAGCCCACGCACGGTAGAAGGTCTTCGCCAGAAGTTACTGGAGAAGACCGGCGCTAAAAATATCGTCGGCCTGGTCATGCACGCTTTCAGAAACGGAATAATTGAATGATAAGTGGGTTGATGGTATGATAAAGTTGCCTCATCTTTGCAACTTATTAAACCACCAAACGAAACACATATGAAATCTCTGTTCCGTTACCTGTCAGCAGGTTGTTCTTTATTGCTGTGTGCACAGTTGTCTTTCGCTCAGGGCGTTAAAATGCCGGCTCCGAGCCCTGGACAAACCATCCACCAGGACTTCGCATTATCTTTTGTTGAAGTAAATTATTCCCGTCCTGCTACCAAAGGAAGAAAAGTGATGGGCGACTTAGTTCCTTTCGACAAAGTATGGAGAACCGGTGCCAATGGCGCAACTGTTATCACCTTTGGAGATGACATCAAATTTGGCGGTACCGATGTAAAAGCCGGTAAATATGGTCTGTTGACTATACCTGGCAAAACCGAGTGGACTGTGATCCTGACAAAAAGCCTGGATGTAACCAGCCCTGCTGCTTACAAGCCGGAAAATGATGTTGTTCGCGTAAAAGTGAAACCTACCGAACTGCCTTTCTCTGTTGAAAACTTCATGATCAATTTCGACAATGTAACAGCAAATTCTACCAGAATGATGCTGATCTGGGAAAAAACAATGGTTTCCGTTGAACTGGCTGCTGAAGTTGACAGCAAGATCATGGCACAGCTGGACGCTGCAATGAAAGGTGATAAAAAACCTTACTTCCAGGCAGCTACCTACTACTACGAAACCAACCGTGACCTGAAACAGGCACTGGCATGGGCCGAAGAAGCTGTAAAGGAAAATCCGACCGCTTTCTGGATCGCTACGCTGAAAGCACGTATACAGGCTAAAGCTGGCGATAAGAAAGCCGCTAAAGCAACTGCTGAAAAAGCGATCGAGCTGGCTAAAGCAGCAAAAAATGATGACTATGTAGTGATCAATCAGAAGATTATCGCTTCTTTATAAGTTGTTCTTTTTACAAAGCATGAAGCCCGGCAAACTGCCGGGCTTCTTTATTTTATACCAGTACTTTGCGCTGCTTCTTTCCAATTACCAGCTGCAGGACCGCAGCGATACCCAGGACCAGCAAACAGCCAATAGCATTGAGCCAGAGGAAGGAAACAATGTTCAGCAGATAGATAACAATTACACCTGCTTCAGAAATAATAGCCGCCCAGAATGTCGCAGATCCGCCAATTCTCTTGCAATAAAATGCTACCAGGAAGATACCCAGTATCACGCCGTAGAACAGCGATCCCAGGATATTAACAGCCTCGATCAAACTACCCAGCTGACTCGCAAACTGCGCTACCACGATACAGAAAATGCCCCAAAACACCGTCCACCAGCGCGACACAGATAAATAATGTGCATCACTTTCCTCCTTCTTAAACAACCGCTGATAGATATCGATCACAGTCGTGGAAGCCAGTGAGTTCAGTGCAGCTGCAATACTCCCCCAGGCCGCCAAAAATATTATTGCGATCAGCAGTCCGACCAATCCCTTCGGTAAATTATTCACCACAAAATGCAGGAAGATATAGTTCGTATCATTTGTATCTGCTGCCGGATCTGCCTTTTTGATGAGGGTGATCGCTTCCTCACGGGTAGCAGCAGAACGGGCTTCCGTGGCCTGTAATGCAGATTTCTTCTCTGCGATCACCGCTGCATCCCCACCTTTAATGGCTGCTGCCATTTCCCTTACCTGCTGTTCTTTGGTTGTCGCAAGCTGATTGTATTTATTTTCTACCACCCTGAAAGCTGCACCTTCTTCTGAATTATGCACTTTTTTGATCTGCGCCTCATTAAAAAATACCGGCGCCTTGAAATACAGGTAGAACACAAACACCATCGCACCGATCAATAGAATGAGGAACTGCATAGGTACTTTCACCAGTCCGTTCATCAACAACCCCAGACGGCTTTCCTTAACGGAACGGGCTGTGAGGTACCGCCCTACCTGCGACTGGTCCGTACCGAAGTAGGACAGCGCAAGGAAGAACCCACCTATCAGACCGCTCCAGATATTATACCTGTCTTTCCAGTTAAAGTCTGTGACGATCACATTCAGCTTATCCATCTTACCGGACACCTGTAATGCTTCCTTAAACCCGACATCGGCAGGCAACATATGCACCACCATCCAACCTGCCAGGAACATAGCGGCGAAGATGATCGCCAGCTGGAAAGTTTGCGTATAACTAACCGCCCTCGTTCCCCCCGATACCGTGTAAATAATGAGTAAGCCCCCCATAATCACATTGGTCAGGTAGATATTCCAGCCCAATAGTGAGGATAAGATAATAGATGGTGCGTAAATGCTGATACCTGTAGATAATGCACGCTGTAGCAGGAACAACCCGGATGTCAGCGTACGGGTTTTCAGGTCAAAACGTTGCTCCAGATATTCGTAGGCAGTAAATACTTTCAGTTTATGAAAGATGGGCACGAAGGTGATACATAAGACTACCATTGCCAGCGGCAAACCAAAATAATACTGCACGAAGCGCATGCCGTCAGTATAGGCTTGCCCGGGAGCAGACAGGAATGTTACGGCACTGGCCTGGGTACCGATAATAGATAATAGCACAATGTACCAGGGCATGGACTGGTTATCCAGAAAATAACCCTGCATGTCGCGTTGACCACGACTTTTCCATACGCCATACAGGATGATACCGACCAGTGTAACCACCAGTACGATCCAATCAGCTACGCTCATGAAAATACTTTAGTGAACAAATAAAATCCTCCAATCAGGAGTACCAGCCAGGCAATGACAAATGCATACCAGAGGCGCCAGTAATTGTAAGAGCCTTCTTCTTTCATAACAGATGGTGTTGTGAGATTAGGAATTGGGAACTAGGAATTGGTTTATCTGAAAAAATGTTATATCCCCAGATGATAACTACTGTTCCTCATTCTTTTACAAAAAGATGATTGATAACGTTGCAGGCACTTATGAAATATAATTCCTAATGACCAATTCCTAATTCCTCTTCTTTAGCATGTTTCCGCTGAGCAATCCCAATCCAAGGCCGATCAGCAGGCCAATATGCACTCTTTTGATCCCAAAACCTATGACCAGTCCGACTATAATACATAAGACGGCCATAATAGTGAGTCTCGATCCACTTTCACGTTTATTGCTCATGGGATGGTTTGATATATTTTTAGTCTATTTCTTTTTAGAAATAAGATTGACAAATAAACGGTAGGCGCCTGGCACACCTGCTGGCAGC
The DNA window shown above is from Chitinophaga agri and carries:
- a CDS encoding DUF2911 domain-containing protein → MKSLFRYLSAGCSLLLCAQLSFAQGVKMPAPSPGQTIHQDFALSFVEVNYSRPATKGRKVMGDLVPFDKVWRTGANGATVITFGDDIKFGGTDVKAGKYGLLTIPGKTEWTVILTKSLDVTSPAAYKPENDVVRVKVKPTELPFSVENFMINFDNVTANSTRMMLIWEKTMVSVELAAEVDSKIMAQLDAAMKGDKKPYFQAATYYYETNRDLKQALAWAEEAVKENPTAFWIATLKARIQAKAGDKKAAKATAEKAIELAKAAKNDDYVVINQKIIASL
- a CDS encoding sodium:solute symporter; translation: MSVADWIVLVVTLVGIILYGVWKSRGQRDMQGYFLDNQSMPWYIVLLSIIGTQASAVTFLSAPGQAYTDGMRFVQYYFGLPLAMVVLCITFVPIFHKLKVFTAYEYLEQRFDLKTRTLTSGLFLLQRALSTGISIYAPSIILSSLLGWNIYLTNVIMGGLLIIYTVSGGTRAVSYTQTFQLAIIFAAMFLAGWMVVHMLPADVGFKEALQVSGKMDKLNVIVTDFNWKDRYNIWSGLIGGFFLALSYFGTDQSQVGRYLTARSVKESRLGLLMNGLVKVPMQFLILLIGAMVFVFYLYFKAPVFFNEAQIKKVHNSEEGAAFRVVENKYNQLATTKEQQVREMAAAIKGGDAAVIAEKKSALQATEARSAATREEAITLIKKADPAADTNDTNYIFLHFVVNNLPKGLVGLLIAIIFLAAWGSIAAALNSLASTTVIDIYQRLFKKEESDAHYLSVSRWWTVFWGIFCIVVAQFASQLGSLIEAVNILGSLFYGVILGIFLVAFYCKRIGGSATFWAAIISEAGVIVIYLLNIVSFLWLNAIGCLLVLGIAAVLQLVIGKKQRKVLV
- a CDS encoding response regulator transcription factor, with translation MVNNIKVAIADDHKIFRSGVINTLTPYENISVVFEAEDGAHLLQIMEEQQPDVILMDLKMPNMDGIEATKKVREKYANVKVIVLTMYEDDNFIVHLIENGANAYLLKNAEPGEIYEAICTTYEKGFYFNENVNLALLKKVMHKNKQHFKPTFRNEVQLTDRELEVLRLICNEHTTQEISKEIFLSPRTVEGLRQKLLEKTGAKNIVGLVMHAFRNGIIE
- a CDS encoding sensor histidine kinase, with product MIFSDLLIIGTAVMLLLSILVIVLVILQQKQVIQHKLAIRDKDLQLQKERLMAILQGQEQERKRIAEDLHDEVGAQLSVLKLNLNQLQPLLKTGNGELEHLKETKDFTDTIIQHLRFISQSLHPQALENLGLSKALDSFCNLMNKNKQVKISFKDEGNPHHVDIEKALNIYRVVQELINNILKHAQATQIEITYRCNSNGLTINVMDNGNGLLLRSLDNSRQKTGSLGLKNIESRLNVIGGTIAYLPGIDSGTNAEIKVENYQSADE